A window of the Bacteroidia bacterium genome harbors these coding sequences:
- a CDS encoding beta-propeller fold lactonase family protein codes for MKSIFYTLVFLSFSFLAPAQLAYLSRGGAVVVVDIPSQVILNSILINGSGVQSAIAVSPDGTRVYSVDQTAGKLQVINAITNQVIGAVTIATSPNAVVVSPDGSKAYVTSPYTNSVYEVNTSSLTVTSTISVGSDPKGIAITPDGQKLFVPHGSDNQVYVINTATNTVATTIACSNSPSYIALNPAGTRAFVSCEAAAEVKVINTQNNSIISTINLAPTSDFPRGITVHPDGSKLYVSEVANDTVTVINTSNYSILARIGVSSTPTGLNVTPDGSQLYVCHGINNKLSIINTTTNTLDTTITSTAFSSTYSYGNFMSTYNADTVCPSNITIIADSTTPHNWFAITDALPSTNFYRWYWGDGTSDIAATPTHTYSAPGYYNICLMVKDNSGCINITCDNSNYLNKTEDQMVSITVVNEIPVGYPILENPDWKVFPNPTQGVVSIKSNQSNTLLNYRVISLHGQTLISGQVWNEKVDISELPAGFYSLVLESESGKMAFPISKINP; via the coding sequence ATGAAATCCATCTTCTACACACTAGTCTTCCTGTCCTTTTCTTTCCTTGCTCCTGCCCAACTAGCTTACCTTTCCCGGGGCGGCGCGGTGGTGGTAGTCGATATTCCTTCCCAAGTTATTCTAAATTCAATTTTAATCAACGGTTCCGGGGTGCAATCCGCTATTGCCGTTAGCCCCGATGGTACCAGGGTATATTCGGTCGACCAAACAGCCGGTAAACTGCAAGTAATTAATGCAATCACCAACCAGGTTATCGGCGCTGTAACCATTGCCACATCACCTAATGCTGTAGTTGTTAGCCCCGATGGGTCCAAGGCTTATGTTACTTCTCCCTACACCAATTCTGTATACGAAGTAAATACCTCTTCCCTAACCGTTACCTCAACTATCTCCGTTGGCAGTGACCCCAAAGGCATTGCAATCACTCCCGACGGACAAAAACTTTTCGTACCGCACGGCTCCGATAATCAGGTGTATGTAATTAATACAGCTACTAATACGGTTGCTACTACCATCGCTTGCTCCAACTCTCCTTCCTATATCGCTCTAAATCCGGCAGGAACCCGCGCTTTCGTTAGCTGCGAAGCTGCTGCTGAAGTGAAAGTAATTAATACTCAAAACAACAGCATAATCTCCACCATAAACCTTGCTCCTACCAGCGACTTTCCCCGCGGTATCACCGTTCACCCCGATGGATCCAAACTCTATGTATCCGAAGTGGCCAATGATACTGTTACCGTTATTAATACTTCCAACTACAGCATTCTGGCCCGAATCGGGGTTTCCAGCACCCCAACCGGACTCAATGTCACACCCGATGGCTCCCAACTCTATGTTTGTCATGGAATTAATAACAAACTTTCTATTATTAACACCACTACCAACACGCTCGATACTACCATTACCAGCACGGCCTTCTCTTCAACTTATTCCTATGGTAATTTTATGAGCACCTACAATGCCGATACCGTTTGTCCTTCCAATATCACCATTATTGCTGATTCTACAACTCCACACAATTGGTTTGCCATTACCGACGCCTTGCCATCCACTAACTTCTACCGCTGGTATTGGGGCGATGGTACCTCCGATATCGCTGCAACTCCAACTCATACCTATTCTGCTCCCGGATATTACAACATTTGCCTGATGGTTAAAGACAATTCAGGCTGTATCAATATCACTTGCGACAACTCCAATTACCTCAACAAAACCGAAGACCAAATGGTGAGCATTACCGTGGTTAACGAAATTCCGGTAGGTTATCCCATCTTGGAAAACCCCGATTGGAAAGTTTTCCCTAACCCAACCCAAGGAGTTGTATCCATTAAGTCTAACCAATCCAATACACTACTTAATTACCGGGTCATATCTCTTCACGGTCAAACTTTAATTTCCGGACAAGTTTGGAATGAAAAAGTAGACATCTCCGAATTGCCGGCAGGTTTTTATTCCCTGGTATTGGAATCCGAATCCGGTAAAATGGCTTTCCCAATCAGTAAAATAAACCCCTAA
- a CDS encoding NADH-quinone oxidoreductase subunit A — MSTPIDFLPILFQFIAAIGFVVLTIGATHLLGPKRKTEVKNEVFECGIESVGDARAPFSIKYFLVAILFVLFDVEVIFMYPWAANFKALGVQGLVEMFMFMALLLLGFFYILKKGALKWE; from the coding sequence ATGTCTACACCAATCGACTTTTTACCGATCTTATTTCAATTTATTGCGGCCATTGGATTTGTTGTTCTAACCATAGGTGCGACTCATTTATTGGGGCCAAAGCGCAAGACGGAAGTGAAGAATGAAGTATTTGAATGCGGGATAGAATCGGTAGGAGATGCGAGGGCGCCATTTAGTATCAAGTATTTTTTGGTAGCCATTTTATTTGTGTTATTTGACGTAGAGGTTATATTTATGTATCCTTGGGCGGCGAATTTCAAGGCATTGGGTGTTCAGGGATTGGTAGAAATGTTTATGTTCATGGCTTTGTTGCTATTGGGCTTTTTCTACATCCTAAAGAAAGGAGCATTAAAGTGGGAATAA
- a CDS encoding NADH-quinone oxidoreductase subunit B produces the protein MGAENINQTLPSGIKLVSGPDGIEGPGFFATNLDKVVGMARKNSIWPLPFATSCCGIEFMATMGAHYDLGRFGSERLSFSPRQADLLMVMGTIAKKMAPILRQVYEQMAEPRWVIAVGACASSGGIFDTYSVLQGIDRVIPVDVYVPGCPPRPEQIIDGVLKIQQLVESESLSRRESPEYKARLAQYGIE, from the coding sequence ATGGGTGCTGAAAATATAAATCAAACATTACCTTCCGGGATAAAGCTGGTTAGCGGTCCGGATGGAATTGAAGGTCCTGGTTTTTTCGCTACTAACCTGGATAAGGTAGTAGGAATGGCCAGAAAGAATTCTATATGGCCATTGCCATTTGCTACATCCTGTTGTGGGATTGAGTTTATGGCCACGATGGGAGCGCATTACGACTTAGGCCGGTTTGGTTCGGAGCGATTGAGTTTTTCGCCACGTCAGGCTGATTTGTTGATGGTAATGGGAACGATAGCCAAGAAGATGGCTCCGATTTTGCGTCAGGTTTATGAGCAAATGGCCGAGCCAAGGTGGGTAATAGCAGTAGGAGCTTGTGCATCGAGCGGAGGAATTTTTGATACATACAGTGTTTTGCAAGGGATAGACCGAGTGATTCCGGTGGATGTTTATGTGCCGGGTTGTCCGCCACGTCCGGAGCAAATAATAGATGGTGTATTAAAAATACAACAATTGGTAGAAAGCGAGTCACTTAGCAGAAGGGAGTCGCCGGAGTACAAAGCCAGATTAGCCCAATACGGCATTGAATAA
- a CDS encoding NADH-quinone oxidoreductase subunit C: protein MSLSTEIVGQKLSEKFGDAIVSDEQQADFHIWTVKREKIFDIIQYLYEDSELQFQFLTTLCGIHYPDNAPDKTMCVMYQLHNLPGNHRIRLKVYFSENDKVMPTITPIFRTANWMEREAFDFYGVVFKGHPNLKKILNMEDQEFFPMLKYFPLEDPTRDDKDDTMFGRKMFNA from the coding sequence ATGAGCCTCAGTACCGAAATCGTTGGACAAAAGTTATCCGAGAAATTTGGAGATGCTATTGTAAGTGACGAACAGCAAGCAGACTTCCACATTTGGACGGTTAAGCGAGAAAAGATTTTTGACATTATTCAGTATCTTTATGAAGATTCGGAATTGCAATTTCAGTTTTTGACGACCTTATGCGGAATTCATTATCCGGACAATGCGCCGGACAAAACCATGTGTGTGATGTATCAATTGCACAATTTGCCTGGGAATCATCGCATTCGATTAAAAGTATATTTTTCAGAAAATGACAAGGTAATGCCGACCATTACCCCAATATTCAGGACAGCCAACTGGATGGAGAGAGAGGCCTTCGACTTTTATGGCGTAGTTTTCAAAGGACATCCGAACCTGAAAAAGATTTTGAACATGGAGGATCAGGAGTTTTTTCCGATGTTGAAGTATTTTCCTTTGGAGGATCCGACCCGTGACGACAAGGACGACACCATGTTTGGCCGAAAAATGTTTAACGCATAA
- a CDS encoding NADH-quinone oxidoreductase subunit D, producing MSKAVTEILKEEKVYSTLNLGPTHPATHGIFQNVLKMDGEIIMDSEATIGYIHRAFEKIAERRPYYQITTLTDRLNYCSSPINNMGWEMTVEKLLGVEIPKRVDYMRIVVMEMARLADHIVCNTVIGVDTGALSGFVYMFQWREKIYEFYEEICGARLTTNIGRIGGFERDFSSKTWSQVEELLNEFPKVLKEFEGLLLRNRIFMDRTKGAGPIAADLALNYGFTGPNLRAAGVDYDVRVMNPYSSYQDFDFIVPVGTKGDTYDRFLVRQEEMWQSLSIIKQAYQKLQSMPAGPHHADVPEFYLPPKEDVYNNMEALIYHFKVIMGELEVPKGEVYHSVEGANGELGFYLISDGGRSPFRLHFRRPCFIYYQGYADMIKGSMLSDAILTLSSMNVIAGELDA from the coding sequence ATGAGCAAGGCAGTTACTGAAATACTGAAGGAAGAGAAAGTTTACTCCACCCTTAATTTAGGTCCAACCCACCCTGCTACCCATGGTATATTTCAAAACGTTCTGAAAATGGATGGTGAAATTATTATGGATAGTGAGGCCACCATAGGATACATACACCGTGCATTTGAAAAAATTGCCGAGCGCAGACCGTATTATCAAATTACCACACTTACCGACCGATTAAACTATTGTTCATCGCCGATTAACAACATGGGATGGGAGATGACGGTGGAGAAGTTGCTAGGAGTAGAGATTCCGAAGCGGGTAGATTATATGCGGATTGTGGTAATGGAAATGGCCAGGTTGGCGGATCATATTGTTTGTAATACTGTAATTGGTGTAGATACCGGAGCCTTATCAGGTTTTGTGTATATGTTTCAGTGGAGGGAGAAGATTTATGAGTTTTACGAAGAAATTTGTGGTGCCAGGTTAACCACTAATATTGGACGTATTGGAGGGTTTGAGCGGGATTTTTCGTCTAAGACCTGGAGTCAGGTAGAGGAATTATTGAATGAATTTCCCAAGGTTTTAAAGGAGTTTGAAGGATTGTTATTGCGAAACCGAATTTTTATGGATAGGACCAAAGGTGCGGGTCCTATTGCTGCGGATTTAGCATTGAATTATGGCTTTACGGGTCCCAACTTACGTGCTGCAGGAGTTGATTATGATGTAAGGGTGATGAATCCATACTCCAGTTATCAGGATTTTGACTTTATTGTACCGGTTGGAACCAAGGGAGACACGTATGATCGATTTTTGGTTAGGCAGGAAGAAATGTGGCAAAGTTTGTCGATTATTAAACAGGCCTATCAAAAATTACAAAGCATGCCGGCCGGTCCTCACCATGCGGATGTTCCGGAATTTTATTTGCCGCCGAAAGAGGATGTTTACAACAACATGGAAGCCTTGATTTACCATTTCAAAGTGATAATGGGAGAATTGGAGGTTCCGAAAGGCGAGGTTTACCATAGTGTGGAAGGGGCCAATGGAGAATTGGGCTTTTACCTGATAAGCGATGGTGGCCGCAGTCCGTTTCGTTTGCATTTCCGCAGGCCCTGCTTTATTTACTATCAGGGATATGCTGATATGATAAAAGGCTCTATGCTTTCTGACGCCATTCTGACCCTATCGAGCATGAATGTGATTGCCGGGGAGTTGGATGCTTAA
- a CDS encoding cytochrome P450 — translation METTFTPKPLPIVKGHWLFKNALELKEGMIEFYEKYTQEVGDIFYVDTLKEQMIILAHPDYAKHVLQDNNKNYKKSFAYDVLKLFLGNGLLTSEGDFWLKQRRLAQPAFHREKLQKLAENILSATRDFEGRMEERAAIGKPFNLAHELNALALDIVSRALFTSDISGNMDKVRKSMDVANEFAIGKIFELIPWPLWVPLASHLRFQKACSELDGVVLGIINERRKNPGQYHDLLSMLMETKDEDTGETMTDTQLRDEAMTIFLAGHETTAIALTWFFYLMSQHREVAEKIRQEVKEVCGDQELQTGQIHQLKYIRMAIDESLRMYPPAWIIGRKTLSEDVIGGYRIPKDANVIVLPYELHRHPDFWDKPEEYNPERFAPEKVKEMHKFAYFPFGGGPRQCIGNNFALMEMQIIISSMLRKFEFIPTSSKLPEKEQLVTLRMKDGLEVTVKKI, via the coding sequence ATGGAAACCACCTTCACCCCTAAACCCTTACCCATTGTTAAGGGACATTGGCTATTTAAAAATGCCTTGGAGCTGAAGGAAGGTATGATTGAGTTTTATGAAAAGTATACCCAGGAAGTTGGGGATATTTTCTATGTAGATACGCTCAAGGAGCAAATGATCATATTGGCACATCCGGATTATGCCAAGCATGTATTACAAGACAATAACAAGAATTACAAAAAGAGTTTTGCTTACGATGTATTAAAACTCTTTTTAGGAAACGGATTGCTCACCTCGGAAGGAGATTTTTGGTTGAAGCAGCGTCGATTGGCCCAACCTGCGTTTCATAGGGAGAAGCTGCAGAAATTAGCCGAGAATATTTTATCGGCCACCCGTGATTTTGAGGGCAGGATGGAAGAAAGGGCGGCCATTGGAAAGCCATTTAACCTGGCACATGAATTAAATGCCTTGGCTTTGGATATTGTTTCCAGAGCATTGTTTACTTCCGATATTTCGGGAAACATGGACAAGGTAAGGAAGAGCATGGATGTAGCCAATGAATTTGCCATAGGTAAAATATTTGAACTTATTCCATGGCCTTTGTGGGTGCCACTGGCATCGCATCTTCGTTTTCAGAAAGCATGCAGCGAATTGGATGGGGTAGTGTTGGGGATTATTAATGAGCGGCGGAAAAATCCCGGACAATATCATGATTTGCTTTCTATGTTGATGGAAACCAAGGATGAAGATACCGGAGAAACCATGACGGATACCCAACTAAGGGATGAAGCCATGACTATATTCTTGGCAGGACATGAAACAACGGCTATCGCATTGACCTGGTTTTTTTACTTGATGAGTCAACACCGGGAGGTTGCAGAAAAGATAAGGCAGGAAGTAAAAGAAGTATGTGGGGATCAGGAATTGCAAACCGGGCAGATACACCAATTGAAGTACATTCGAATGGCGATTGATGAAAGCTTGAGGATGTATCCACCGGCCTGGATAATTGGCAGAAAAACCTTATCGGAGGATGTAATTGGAGGCTATCGTATACCAAAGGACGCCAATGTGATTGTGTTGCCGTATGAATTGCATCGTCACCCCGACTTTTGGGACAAGCCGGAAGAGTATAATCCGGAGCGTTTTGCACCCGAGAAGGTAAAAGAGATGCATAAGTTTGCCTATTTCCCATTTGGAGGAGGTCCAAGGCAGTGTATAGGAAATAATTTTGCATTGATGGAAATGCAAATCATTATTTCATCCATGTTACGAAAATTTGAGTTTATTCCAACCTCATCGAAGTTGCCTGAAAAAGAACAATTGGTAACTTTACGAATGAAAGATGGATTGGAAGTTACCGTAAAAAAAATCTAA
- a CDS encoding nitronate monooxygenase: protein MKTAFTEQVGIQFPVIMAPMFLVSNEAMVLSAMEEGIMGTFPTLNYRNEGELEKVLDRCNAAKAAGLPGNYGVNLIVQKTNPLFDKHLRICVEKKVPFYITSLGSPKVVIEEAKKYGAKVYCDVTNIEHARKCADLGADGFIAVGQGAGGHAGPYPLQLLVPSLRKEFPNIPVVSAGGVSSGAGVLSMISLGASGVSIGTHFIATKEAGVNEAYKNAIVDAKMGDIVMTTKISGTPCAIINTPYAQKIGYKQNWLERALSTNSRTKKYFKMLVQLRGMQKLEQSIKPANYQTLWCAGQSVELINRVETVKEVIQSYKLEFQQAYETLKKQVE, encoded by the coding sequence ATGAAAACAGCATTTACTGAACAAGTAGGAATCCAATTTCCGGTTATTATGGCGCCCATGTTTTTGGTTTCCAACGAAGCCATGGTTCTTTCAGCGATGGAGGAAGGAATAATGGGAACATTTCCGACCTTAAATTACCGAAATGAAGGAGAGTTGGAAAAAGTACTGGACCGATGTAATGCTGCCAAAGCTGCCGGTTTGCCCGGAAATTACGGAGTGAATCTTATTGTACAAAAGACCAATCCGTTGTTTGATAAACATTTGCGTATTTGTGTAGAGAAGAAAGTTCCCTTTTATATTACTTCCTTGGGAAGTCCAAAAGTGGTTATTGAAGAAGCCAAAAAGTACGGAGCCAAGGTATATTGCGATGTGACCAACATAGAGCATGCCCGGAAATGTGCAGATTTGGGTGCCGATGGGTTTATAGCGGTGGGTCAGGGAGCAGGCGGACATGCCGGGCCTTATCCATTGCAGTTGCTTGTTCCATCCTTACGCAAGGAGTTCCCGAATATTCCGGTGGTTTCGGCAGGAGGGGTTTCATCTGGTGCAGGAGTTTTGTCGATGATTTCGTTAGGAGCTTCCGGGGTTTCGATTGGAACCCATTTTATTGCTACAAAAGAGGCTGGCGTAAATGAAGCCTATAAAAATGCTATTGTTGATGCTAAGATGGGCGACATTGTGATGACAACTAAAATCTCGGGTACGCCTTGTGCTATCATCAACACGCCATATGCTCAAAAAATTGGCTATAAGCAAAATTGGTTAGAAAGAGCCTTAAGTACGAATTCACGTACCAAAAAATATTTTAAAATGCTGGTTCAATTAAGGGGAATGCAGAAATTGGAACAATCAATTAAACCGGCTAATTATCAAACTTTGTGGTGCGCCGGACAAAGCGTAGAGTTGATTAACCGGGTTGAAACTGTAAAAGAGGTTATTCAATCGTACAAATTAGAGTTTCAACAAGCTTATGAAACCTTAAAAAAGCAAGTTGAGTAA
- a CDS encoding response regulator has protein sequence MSSEKSNVTIIDDDFIYVKVLSERLSQNSKIKVAQYASGEDFLANIDLAVPKILITDYYLNSQNVNAINGSELVKRIRSLYPGMAVIVLSGRADLSSASKTQSLFDALEINPSGVQKLLDDGAFFYVMKDRNAPNKIYEIVDVLVRKVFGN, from the coding sequence ATGTCCTCCGAAAAATCCAATGTAACCATAATCGATGATGACTTTATTTATGTTAAAGTCTTAAGTGAAAGGTTAAGTCAAAACAGCAAGATCAAAGTTGCTCAATATGCTAGTGGAGAAGACTTTTTAGCTAATATTGATTTAGCAGTTCCTAAAATTCTGATTACCGATTATTATTTGAATTCTCAGAATGTAAATGCCATCAATGGATCGGAGTTGGTAAAACGTATCCGTTCGTTGTATCCCGGAATGGCTGTTATTGTTCTTTCCGGACGTGCAGATTTAAGTTCAGCCAGTAAAACTCAAAGTTTATTTGATGCATTGGAAATCAATCCAAGTGGAGTTCAAAAGCTTTTGGATGATGGTGCTTTTTTCTATGTAATGAAAGACCGCAATGCACCAAATAAAATTTATGAAATTGTTGACGTTTTGGTTAGAAAGGTGTTTGGCAACTAA
- a CDS encoding DUF1343 domain-containing protein, whose translation MKSYLFPFGLFVFCSLLLGKTFDSYAQVFSYSEQGTPSNVSVRTGADQTWLYIPYLKGKKVGLVVNPTSVIGQTHLVDTLLQLGVKVVKVFGPEHGFRGNADAGEKVKTGIDQKTSLPVISLYGKNKKPSAEQLSDLDVVVFDIQDVGCRFYTYISTLTYVMEACAVNGKELLILDRPNPNGHFVDGPILEEKFKSFVGLHPVPIVHGCTIGEYAKMVVGENWIESAAKLKMKIIPVQGWNHRQFYSLPVKPSPNLPNMNAIWLYPSLCLFEGTVVSVGRGTEFPFQVMGYPGMPEGNYKFTPKSVEGAKNPPYLDTLCTGFRLDDFSENYVRDLKQIYLFWLTQTYATYHDKEHFFTSYFNTLAGTDQLKKQVMEGKTEEEIRQSWQVGLSSYKAKRKKYLLYTDFE comes from the coding sequence ATGAAATCCTATCTATTTCCCTTTGGTTTATTTGTTTTTTGCAGTCTTTTGCTAGGAAAGACCTTCGATTCGTATGCCCAGGTTTTTTCCTATTCGGAGCAGGGTACCCCATCGAATGTATCGGTGAGAACCGGGGCAGACCAAACCTGGCTCTATATTCCTTATTTAAAGGGTAAGAAAGTTGGATTGGTTGTAAATCCAACTTCGGTTATTGGACAAACCCATTTGGTTGACACCCTGTTGCAATTGGGTGTAAAAGTTGTAAAAGTTTTTGGCCCTGAACATGGCTTCAGAGGCAATGCGGATGCAGGAGAAAAAGTAAAAACAGGAATAGATCAAAAGACCTCCTTGCCGGTAATTTCCTTGTATGGTAAAAACAAAAAGCCAAGTGCCGAACAGTTAAGCGATTTGGATGTAGTGGTGTTTGATATTCAGGATGTTGGTTGTAGGTTTTACACCTATATCTCCACCTTAACCTATGTGATGGAGGCCTGTGCCGTTAATGGAAAGGAATTGCTGATTTTAGACAGACCCAATCCGAATGGACATTTTGTGGATGGTCCAATTTTAGAAGAAAAATTTAAATCTTTTGTTGGATTACATCCTGTTCCTATTGTACATGGTTGTACCATTGGTGAATATGCAAAAATGGTTGTTGGCGAAAACTGGATAGAATCGGCAGCAAAGTTGAAGATGAAAATTATTCCGGTTCAGGGTTGGAATCACCGGCAGTTTTATTCTTTGCCGGTTAAGCCTTCGCCGAATTTGCCCAATATGAATGCCATTTGGCTGTATCCTTCCTTGTGTTTATTTGAAGGAACGGTGGTAAGTGTTGGCAGAGGAACTGAATTCCCTTTTCAGGTGATGGGTTATCCGGGAATGCCGGAGGGCAACTATAAGTTTACCCCCAAAAGCGTGGAAGGGGCTAAGAATCCACCTTATCTTGACACCCTTTGCACCGGATTTCGATTGGATGATTTTTCGGAAAATTATGTCCGTGATCTCAAGCAGATTTACCTGTTTTGGCTCACCCAAACCTATGCTACTTACCATGATAAGGAACATTTCTTTACTTCCTATTTTAATACCCTGGCAGGAACAGACCAATTGAAAAAGCAGGTAATGGAAGGTAAAACCGAAGAAGAAATTAGGCAATCGTGGCAAGTTGGATTAAGTTCATACAAAGCCAAACGAAAAAAGTATTTGCTTTACACCGATTTTGAATGA
- a CDS encoding proline dehydrogenase family protein, protein MERIDFQDTATAFSHLTDKDLVRSKQLFSLFGQKWLLTVGKPLLNFSLVAGLPVKGIIRATIFKQFCGGEFIEDCMETIQRLGKRNVKSILDYSVEGKETEDDFRRNAEEIIATVKKAKGNPNIPFCVFKVTGVARFSLLEEANSGEKLRDVAKAELEMVKHRIENICHAAFEAGVPILIDAEETWIQNTIDYLAEEMMVLFNKEKHIVFNTVQLYRHSRLEYMQGLYERSLEKGFKPGLKLVRGAYMEKERERAQKMGYPSPINANKQQTDQEFNQALDFCLKHHPHFAICAGTHNEESSLHLVNLMHHYGLSANDKHVWFSQLLGMSDNISYNLASAGYNVTKYVPYGPVEEVMPYLMRRAEENTSIEGQTGRELKLIEKELDRRKGK, encoded by the coding sequence ATGGAAAGGATAGATTTTCAAGATACGGCGACTGCATTCAGCCATCTTACCGATAAAGACTTGGTTCGCTCCAAACAATTGTTTTCCTTATTTGGCCAAAAATGGCTGTTGACAGTAGGAAAACCCCTTTTAAACTTCTCCTTGGTTGCCGGATTGCCGGTAAAAGGAATTATAAGGGCCACCATTTTTAAGCAGTTTTGTGGGGGTGAGTTTATTGAAGATTGTATGGAGACAATTCAGCGATTGGGGAAACGCAATGTTAAGTCGATATTGGATTATTCGGTGGAGGGGAAGGAGACGGAGGATGATTTTAGGCGAAATGCAGAGGAAATAATTGCCACCGTGAAGAAGGCAAAGGGAAATCCAAACATTCCTTTTTGTGTGTTTAAAGTAACAGGAGTTGCACGTTTTTCATTGTTGGAAGAAGCTAATTCCGGGGAAAAACTTAGGGATGTTGCTAAGGCAGAGCTGGAAATGGTGAAGCATAGAATAGAAAACATTTGCCATGCAGCTTTTGAGGCCGGGGTGCCTATTTTAATTGATGCCGAGGAAACTTGGATTCAGAATACCATTGATTATTTGGCTGAAGAGATGATGGTTTTGTTTAATAAGGAAAAGCATATTGTTTTTAATACGGTACAACTCTATCGGCACAGCAGGTTGGAATACATGCAAGGTTTGTATGAAAGATCGTTGGAGAAAGGATTTAAACCCGGGTTGAAGTTGGTGCGTGGTGCTTATATGGAAAAGGAAAGGGAAAGGGCGCAAAAGATGGGATATCCATCGCCGATTAATGCAAATAAGCAGCAGACCGATCAAGAGTTTAATCAGGCTTTGGATTTTTGTTTAAAGCATCATCCGCATTTTGCTATTTGTGCCGGTACACATAACGAGGAGAGCAGTTTGCATTTGGTGAATTTAATGCATCATTATGGATTGTCGGCTAACGATAAGCATGTATGGTTTAGCCAATTGTTGGGAATGAGTGATAATATCAGCTATAACCTGGCATCGGCGGGATACAATGTAACCAAATATGTGCCGTATGGTCCGGTGGAAGAGGTAATGCCTTATTTAATGCGCAGGGCAGAAGAAAACACCTCTATTGAAGGTCAAACCGGAAGAGAGTTGAAACTAATTGAGAAGGAATTAGACAGAAGGAAAGGAAAATAA